The region GATGGACTTCCCGGAGGGCTTCACGGTCCGGCCCGGTGGTGGCCACGGGCTCGTCGCCTTCAACGGTCCGGCGCTCGAGCTGACCACCCGCGACGAGGTGCTGCTCAAGTACCACCAGGACGTGGTGCGGCCGGAGTCGGCGCGTCGGCTGGGTGCCGAGCGCGATGCCATCCACAACGTCGGTGCGTTCACGGTCTTCCCGAACTTCTCGTTCCTGACCGGTTTCCAGACGATTCGGGTCTGGGTGCCGCGCGGTCCGCACGCCATGGAGGTGCGGTCCTGGACGATTGTCGACAAGGCCGCGCCGCAGGAGGTCAAGGACGCGCAGCTGCGGCTGGTCCGAACCACGTTCAGCCCCAGCGGGCTGCTGGAGCAGGACGACGGCGAGAACTGGTCGATGTGTCAGGACACGCTGCGTGGCTACGTTTCCCGGCAGCTGAGCTCCAACGTCCGGATGGGTTTGGGGGCTCCGCTCGACGCCGATGCGAAGGGCCCTGGCCGGGTAATGCAGGGCTGGAACGAGGAGCCGGGACGCGGGTTCTTCGAGCGTTACCGCCAGTTGATGTCCGAACCCACCTCGCGCGTCTGGCTCGACAAGTGAGTGTCCGACGGAATCAGCAAGGGGAGGAGCTGTTCGCATGACCACTGAAATTGAGCTCGCCGCCGGTGTTGGCCGCGGCGTGTCGGTAGAACTGCAACACGAGATCGAGCAGTTCTACTATCACGAAGCTGAAATGCTCGACGAGGCACGATTTCGTGAATGGCTCGACCTGGTATCCGACGACATCGAGTACACGGTCGGCACGCGACCCACGGTGGATGTGTTCAGCCCGGACAGCGTGCCGCCCTCACTGGCGTTCGAGGACAACAAGGAGAGCCTGACCTGGCGGGTCAAGCGATCCGAGACCGGGATGGCGTGGGCCGAGGAGCCGCCGTCGCGGACGCGCTACCTGATCACCAACGTGCGCATCACCCCGGCTGCCGACGAGTACCTGGTCCGCAGCAATTTCATGCTCTACCGCAATCGGTTGGAGACCATGGTCCACTTCCTCGTCGGAAGCCGCCAGGACACCCTCCGGCGAACAGCCGAGGGCGAGCTGAAGATCGCTCGCCGTGCAGTCACGCTCGATCAGAACGTGATTCTGTCGAACAACCTGAGCATGTTCTTCTGAGAGGACGAGAGTGGTGTACTTCGCCAACGCCGAAGAGTTCCAGGGGACCTTGGGGGTCTTTCTGGCGGATATCATGCACAACCCGACCGTCGGAAACGCCTTCGCCTCCACAAAGTCCCTCGTGAAGGTCAATTTCACCGAGCCCGACACCGTGATGTGGATCGACTGCCGGCCGGCGACCCCGGTGGTGACGACCGAGGACGCGGGACTTCCGGAGAAGGAGATCCCGGACATGGTCCTGACGATGTCCGCGGACAACGGTCACCGGTTCTGGCTCGGTCGGCTGTCCCTGCCGGTCGCGCTGACCAGCAGGAAGGTCAAGGTGAAGGGGCCGACCAGCATGCTCATGAAGCTGCTGCCCGCCTTCAAGCCCGTCTATCGCGGCTACGAGGAGTTCCTCGTGGAGCGCGGTCGCCAGGACCTCGCGGGCGTCTGAGGTTCGTCGGCATGCGTCCCCTCCGGGGCGCCTGCCGTGCCCGGTGCATTTGATGCGGCCGGCGACACGCGGGATGAGTGATGCAACGACTTGAGAGGGTGGGGGCCAGGACGTGAACAGCGCACCGCGCGCCGCGTCGAAGGATTCCGGGGCTGCCCATGTCGCCCCCCGGGGCGGTCCGGCGACCCGGAAGCCCTGGATCGAGCACGTGCCGGGGTCGGTCGCCGGGGTGGTCGTCGAGATCGGCGGGCTGACCCAGCTGGCAACTCAGGTGCTGTGGAGCGCCGTGCGCCGCCCGGTGGGGTATTGGCGCGCGGTCCGCGACGAGATGTACAGCGTGCTGAGGCTGTCCTGGTTCCCCATGATCCTCGCGGTCCTCACGTTCTCGCTGATGATCGGTCTGCTCGGCCTGAACGTCACGAACCTGCTGGGTGCGAACAACCGCTACGGGCAGTACTTCTTCATCCAGAACACGCGGGAGTTCACCCCGTGGGTCAACTCCATGGTCGTCGCCGGAATCGTCGGCGCGGCGATCTGTTCCGATCTGGGCGCCCGCAAGGTGCGTGAGGAGCTTGATGCGCTGCGCGTGCTCGGCGTAGACCCGGTTCGGGAGTTGGTGCTCCCGCGCATCATCTCGACGACGATCCTGACTCCGCTGCTAATGCTCGTCTCGCTGGCGGTCGGTGTGGTCTGCGGACTCTTCAGCGCGGTGACCTACGGGGGCGTCCCGAGCGGTGAGTACTGGGCGACCGTGTTCAAGAACCTGACCACGATCGAGCTGGTCGTCGCGGTGCTGAAGAGCGCCACCATCGGCTTCATGATCGGCATCGTCGGGGCGTACAAGGGCCTCAACGCGGGCGCCGGCTCGATCGGAGTCGGGCGCGCGGTCAACCAGGCGGTGGTCATCGCCTTCGCCCTCGTCTTCCTCATCGACCTGGCGTTCAACATGATCACCCTCGGCCTGTTCCCCGAGTTGCAGACCGTCAGGTGAGGAAGGACAGGTCGTGAGCGTCAATCGTGGGAAAAGCCAGCCGTCGGCGCGTCCCCAGCCGCCGGCCGCGGACTTCGGTCCCGGCGCGGTCATCGCGAAGGTTGGTGAGCTGCTCGAGAACGCCGTGCAGATGGTCCGCTTCTTCGGGCGGGTCGCCGTCTCGATACCGCGGGCGGTGCGGCTGTACCCGTCCGAGGTGCTGCGCCAGTGCGGGATCCTGATCCTCTCCAGCGGAATGATCATTTGGTTCATGGAGCTGGTGCTCGGCGTGGTGTTCGCCGTCCAGGGCCACTACATCTCGCGCCAGTTCGGCGCGCCGGGCTACGTCGCTGTCTACCCGGCACTGGGTGGCCTGCGCACCGGTGGCCCGGAGATGTGGGGCTGGATCCTGGCCGCGAAGGTCGGCTGTGGACTCGTCGCCGAACTCGGATCGATGCGCATCAGCGAGGAGGTCGACGCGCTGGAGGTGATGGGCGTCGAGCCGGTGCCCTACCTGGTCGGGACCCGGGTGCTCGCGGCCACGATCGCAATGCCCTTCCTCTACATCGTCGGCCTCGGCCTGCTGTACGTCGGATCCTGGTTCATGATCGTCGAGGTTCTACACACGGTCTCGCCGGGTGGGTTCTTCGATGTGCTGTGGGCCTTCCAAAGTCCGCTCGACCTGTTGTTCTCCATGGTCTGGACAGTGGTTCTCGGCGTGCTGGTCGTGCTCGTCGGCTGCTACTACGGCTACACCGCGAAGGGCGGCCCGGTCGGCGTCGGGATGAACACGTCGAGATCGATGGTGATCAACATGGTGCTCGTCAGCCTCCTCGGTCTGATCTTCCACCAGCTGTTCTGGGGCGGTTTCGCGAACGCACCGATCGCCAACTGATCCCTGATCCACCCTGAGTACTGGAGATTCAATGCTGAATCAGCACGCCGCCCGGCCCCCGGGTGAGCCCACCTCCGCCCGACCCGGTCACCGCGCGAGCGCGGGCAGCGAGGTGATCGAGCACTCGATCGAGGTCCGGGACGTGCACAAGGCCTTCGGCTCGTTCCAGGTGCTGCGCGGGCTGAACCTCAGCTTCGTCGACAACGCCATCACGACGGTGCTCGGCCCCTCCGGCACCGGCAAGAGCGTGCTCCTCAAGCACATCGTGGGACTCCTCGAACCGGACCAGGGCGAAGTGCACGTGTTCGGCAAGGACATCTGGAAGGTGTCGGAGGCGGAGCGGTTCCAGCTGCGGAAGCGGTTCGGCGTGCTGTTCCAGGACGGCGCGCTATTCGGCTCGATGGACCTCTACGACAACGTTGCCTTCCCGCTGCGTAAGCACACCACCCTCAGCGAGGACGAGATCGCGGAGCGGGTCATGCAGCGGCTCAAGGAGGTCGGCCTCGAGCGGTCGATGGACAAGGCGCCGGGCGAGATCTCCGGTGGCATGCGCAAGCGGGCCGGTTTCGCGCGGGCGCTGGTCATGGACCCCGACGTCGTCATGTTCGACGAGCCGGACTCCGGCCTCGACCCGGTCCGCACCAGCCTGCTCAACGACCTGATCCTCCAGATGCACGCCGAGCACGGCGGCACGTACATCCTGGTCACCCACAACATCCCCACCGCGCGCAAGGTCAGTGACTACGTCGCAGCGGTCTGGCAGGGCAGGCTCGTGCACTACGGCCCCACCGAGGACGCGTTCGCCTCCGGCGACCCGTTCCTGCGCCAGTTTCTCTCGGGGGACTCCGCAGGACCGTTGGGAATGGACTGAGGAATGCTCAGAAAGCTGCTCATCGCCGGCTGCGTGCTGGCGGCAGTGCTCGCCACTTCCGCCGCGTTGGTCCTCGACGCCGATGCCGGCGAGGGTTACGAGATCAAGGTCGCGATGACCTCTGCGGCCGGCATCGTGGCGGGCCTGCCGGTCCAGGTGGACGGCTTCGACGTCGGTGAGGTCACCGCGGTCACGGCGCAGGACAACCAGGGCGTGGTGACGCTGTCGCTCTCCCCGGACCACGCGCCGTTGCACACCGGCACGACCGTGGTGGTGGAGTGGCGCTCGGTGCTGGGCGAGCACTTCCTGCAGCTGCGCCCCGGCCCAGAGAGCAACCCGGTGCTGCCGAGCGGCAGCATGATCGAGGCGGGGTCGAACCAGGTTCTCGTCGAGGACCTGCTGGAGGCGCTCGACGAGCCGACCCGTGCGCACCTGACGTCGGTGGTCGACCAGCTGCAGAAGACCTTTGACGGCAAGGAGTCCGACGTCAACGATCTGCTGCGCACCGCGGGGCCCACGGTGGAGGCGCTGGGGGCGGTGCTCGACGCGGTGGGCCAGGACGGGCCGGCCATCCGCGAGCTCGTCACCAATGCCCACCAGGTCACCTCCGTGCTGGCGCAGCGACGGGACAAGCTGGGCGCCACGATCAGCGACCTCGGGCGCACCGCGGACGTCGTCGCTCCTCAGCAGCAACAACTCACCGACGGACTTGCGGAGCTGCCGGCCACGCTCGATGCGGCCCAGGGCGCGCTCGACCGGGTCCCGGCGGCCGCCGAGTCGACGGTGCCGATGCTCCAGGACCTCCGCCCGGCCGCGGCCAGGCTGCCGGCGACGGCGGCGAACCTCAACCCGGTGCTGCGCGACCTGCGCCCCACCGTTGCCGAGCTGCGTCCGACCCTCGACGCGGCGAGCACGCTGCTGCAGTTCACGCCGGGCCTGCTGGACAGTGCCACGGCCACGCTTCCTGGCATGACACAGGCCGTGCGCTCCCTCGGCCCCGCAGTGCAGTTCCTGCGGCCTTACACGCCGGAGATGATGGGAATGATCGACAACTGGGGCAACGTGTATTCCCAGTACAACGGGTCCGGCCATTTCGGGCACCTGCTGATCAGCTATGGGCAGACCGCGGTCAACAACCAGCCGAACATGGCGCCGGTCGGTGGGCAGGTCAACCCGTCTCCCGCACCGGGACACAGCTCCGGACAGCCCTGGACCGACGCGAACGGAAACAGGCCGCGGTGAAGACGAGATCACGCAAGCTTCCGCGCATCGCCCTGGTGGCGGTGCTGCTCCTCGCGGTGACGGCGGGGATGGTGACCGGCAACGGCGACGATTCCACCGTGCGTGTCGTCGCGGTGTTCCATGACGCCAGCCCGCTCCGGCAGGGCAACCTGGTCAAGGCCCACGGGGTGCAGGTCGGGCTCATCGAGGCCGTTGCGCTGGTGGACGGACAGGCTCACGTGGAGATGACGGTCGAGCGCTCGGTGCTCCCGCTGTACTCCGACGCCACCGCCCAGATCCGTCCGATGACCCTGATCGGTGAGCGGTTCGTGCAGCTCGACGCCGGTTCAACCGGGACGCCGCTGCACGGCGGTTCGATGGTCATCCCGGCCGAGCGGACCTCGCGGGCGATGGACCTCGAGGACGTGTTCAACACCCTCGACGACCCGACCTCGGCGGCGCTCGCCGCGCTGGTCACCACGCTCGGTGAGGGCATGCAGGGCCGCGGTGAGGACGCCGCGGCGGCACTGGCCGCGGTCGAGCCCACCTTGAGCGAGGTCGACCGGCTCACCGGGATCCTCGCCGCGCAGAACGCCTCGCTCAACCGAATCCTCGAGATCGGACAGCTGCACACGAGCGCTTTCGCTGATCGCGACGGCGCGACGCTCGACCAGCTCGTCGGTGCTGCCCAGCAGACCCTGGGGGCCGCTGCGGCCAACAAGGGCGCGGTGGACGACGCCCTCGCGGCACTGCCGAGCACACTGACCTCGGCCCGGCACACGCTTCGCGAGCTGGCGGGCGTCGCCGACGCGACGACCCCGGTACTCGGATCGGTCCGCCCGGTGACTGACAACCTGGTCCAGATCAGCAGCGAGCTGCACGAGTTCGCCGACGCTGCCGATCCGGCCCTGGCCTCGATGCCACCGCTGCTGAAGCAGCTCGACGCCATGCTCGACGAGGCCCGTCCGGTGGTCGAGGCCCTGCGGCCGGCGGCGACCGACCTGCACAGCGTCGCAGGCTCGGTGCGCCCGATCGCCGAGCGACTGCTCGTCCACGAGCCCGGCACCCCGAGCAGCTTGGAAAACCTGATGAACGGCCTGGCCAACTGGGCGATGGCGACCAGCGGCTACGACGGTGTGTCGCACTACTTCCGGGCCGCCGCGGTGGTCACCCCCGAGACGGCGCGCCAGATGCTCGCCGGCTTCGCCCCGCCTGATCTGGTCCCCGGCCAGGTCCCCACGCTGCCCAGCGAGGTGCTGCCGGGTCCGACGACCGCGGCACCGGATCTGCTTCCCGACGTCATGCCGACCCCGCCGGCAGGTGACCCCGGCAATGCCACCGGGCTCAGCGAGCAACAGGAGAAGTCCCTGGTGGGGCAGCTCCTCGGCGGGGGGCGATGACCGTGGCTCATTCAGGAGCCCGAGCGCGCGGCCGGACCTTCCTGGTCGGGATCGCTTCGCTCGGCGCGATCGCACTGCTCGGATACGTCATGTTCACCGCCAACCAGGGCCGGCTTCCCGGCGCTGCGGCCAGCACGGTCAAGGCCGCCTTCACCGACGTCGGCCAGGCCGACCTCAACTCGGAGGTGCGGCGCAACGCCCAGCGGATTGGATCGGTCTCCAGCATCGAGGTCGTCGGCGACCACGCCGTGGTCACCATGACGCTGGACGGCGACGTCCCCATCTACGGCAACGCCACCGCCGCGCTGTGGGACCAGTCGGCTCTCGGCCAGAAGTTCATCGAGCTGCAGCCCGGTGACCCGTCGGCCGGACCACTCGTCGACGGCGTGATCCCCGTCGGCCAGACCGAGGAAGCCCACGACATCTCCCATCTGCTCGACGTGTTCGACGAGCCCACCCGGGCATCCCTGCGCACCGCGATGCAGGAGATGGGTGGAGGCGCGGCCGGGTACGGGCCGGGGCTGAACGGGTTCATCGGTGGCGCACCCGGATTGCTCGCCGACGTCGGCACCGTGGCAGCCGCCGCGGCCGACCCCGAGGCGCGCCTCCCGGAGTTCCTGCGCAGCGTCGACCATCTCGCGGTGCGGTTCCAGGGACGGTCGGACACATTCCGCACCCTGCTGAGGCAGACCGAGTCGACCCTGGCGGCGTTGAACGTCGACGGAACCCAGCCACTGGGGGAGTCGCTGCAGAAGTTGCCGGGCACCCTCACCGCAGCCCGTAGCGCGCTCGACGCGTTGAACGAACCGCTGGCTGACACCCGGGTGGCGATGGAGGCGCTGCGGCCCGGCGCGCAGGCGCTCGGAGATGCGACGCCGGACGTTCGGGGCGTGCTGCGGGAAGCGCCGGTCCCGCTGGCCAAGGTCCCCGGTGTGGCCGATGCTGCCGGCCCGGCCGTCGAGGACATGACCCACACCTTCACCGAAGCCGGGCCGTTCGTGCCTCGGCTGGCCGACGGGCTGTCTTCGGCGGCGCCGCCACTTCAGGTGCTGGCTCCCTACGCCGATGACCTCGGCCTGTTCTCCGACGACATCAGTTCGGTGATGGCCCCGCACGCGGACTTCAGGCACATGCTGCGCATCGTCATCGCCGTGCCCAGCACCGCAACAGTGAGCGGCCTCGGCCCCGTGGGGGCCCAGCCCGCCAACCCGTACCCGGCCCCCGGTGAGGCCGCACACAGGGACCGCGACGCCAACGGCGCGCTGATTCCAGGGAGGAGGCCGTCATGAAGCACCTGTCGCTGCGTGGCCGATCATCGGCAATGGGGCTCGTCGCCGTCGGCCTGTTCGCCATCTTCATGATCGCGCTGTTCGAGAAGCCGGCGATCCTCGCCTTCCTCCGACCCGGCGTCACGGTCGTCGCCGAGTTCTCCCGGCAGTACAAGCTGGAGACCTACCGCAGCCCGGTGAAGCTGGCGGGCACCCCGGTCGGAGTGGTGACCGGGATCCAGACGACCGATCACGGCACCGTGGCCGTGTCGCTCAAGCTCGACGGCGACAGCTTGGAGAAGATCGGGAAGTCGCCCTCTGCGGAGATCCGGCCAACCACGGTGCTCGGCGGCAACTACTACGTCGCACTGACCCCGGGTGGGGAGCCGGGCGAGTTCGCCGACCGGGCCATCCCGGCGGCGCGCACGCGCATCCCGGTCGAGCTCGACACGCTGCTGCCGGCGATCCCACCGGAGGCACAGGAGTCGCTGCGCCGCACGACGACGCTCCTCGACAACACTCTGCAGGCCGGCGCCGGCGACGCGCTGCGCGACCTGGCCCGCGAGGCACCCGCCGCGTTGGCCCCGACCGGCGCGGTGATCGACGCGGCGCGCGGCACCCGTCCCGACACCGACCTCGCCGAGCTCGTCACCGATCTCAACCGCACCGCGGAGGTCGTGACCCGGCGTGACGGTCAACTGGGCGCCATCGTCGACTCGGTGGCCACCACCAGCAACACCCTCGCCGACCAGAGCGGGCCGATGGCCGAGGCCATCGCCACGTTGCCCGAGACGCTGCGGCTCACCCGAACCGGAGCGCAGGATCTCTCGGGGACACTCGACCGGCTGACCAGGACGGCC is a window of Pseudonocardia sp. T1-2H DNA encoding:
- a CDS encoding aromatic-ring-hydroxylating dioxygenase subunit beta produces the protein MTTEIELAAGVGRGVSVELQHEIEQFYYHEAEMLDEARFREWLDLVSDDIEYTVGTRPTVDVFSPDSVPPSLAFEDNKESLTWRVKRSETGMAWAEEPPSRTRYLITNVRITPAADEYLVRSNFMLYRNRLETMVHFLVGSRQDTLRRTAEGELKIARRAVTLDQNVILSNNLSMFF
- a CDS encoding SCP2 sterol-binding domain-containing protein codes for the protein MHNPTVGNAFASTKSLVKVNFTEPDTVMWIDCRPATPVVTTEDAGLPEKEIPDMVLTMSADNGHRFWLGRLSLPVALTSRKVKVKGPTSMLMKLLPAFKPVYRGYEEFLVERGRQDLAGV
- a CDS encoding MlaE family ABC transporter permease → MNSAPRAASKDSGAAHVAPRGGPATRKPWIEHVPGSVAGVVVEIGGLTQLATQVLWSAVRRPVGYWRAVRDEMYSVLRLSWFPMILAVLTFSLMIGLLGLNVTNLLGANNRYGQYFFIQNTREFTPWVNSMVVAGIVGAAICSDLGARKVREELDALRVLGVDPVRELVLPRIISTTILTPLLMLVSLAVGVVCGLFSAVTYGGVPSGEYWATVFKNLTTIELVVAVLKSATIGFMIGIVGAYKGLNAGAGSIGVGRAVNQAVVIAFALVFLIDLAFNMITLGLFPELQTVR
- a CDS encoding ABC transporter permease; this translates as MSVNRGKSQPSARPQPPAADFGPGAVIAKVGELLENAVQMVRFFGRVAVSIPRAVRLYPSEVLRQCGILILSSGMIIWFMELVLGVVFAVQGHYISRQFGAPGYVAVYPALGGLRTGGPEMWGWILAAKVGCGLVAELGSMRISEEVDALEVMGVEPVPYLVGTRVLAATIAMPFLYIVGLGLLYVGSWFMIVEVLHTVSPGGFFDVLWAFQSPLDLLFSMVWTVVLGVLVVLVGCYYGYTAKGGPVGVGMNTSRSMVINMVLVSLLGLIFHQLFWGGFANAPIAN
- a CDS encoding ABC transporter ATP-binding protein; this translates as MLNQHAARPPGEPTSARPGHRASAGSEVIEHSIEVRDVHKAFGSFQVLRGLNLSFVDNAITTVLGPSGTGKSVLLKHIVGLLEPDQGEVHVFGKDIWKVSEAERFQLRKRFGVLFQDGALFGSMDLYDNVAFPLRKHTTLSEDEIAERVMQRLKEVGLERSMDKAPGEISGGMRKRAGFARALVMDPDVVMFDEPDSGLDPVRTSLLNDLILQMHAEHGGTYILVTHNIPTARKVSDYVAAVWQGRLVHYGPTEDAFASGDPFLRQFLSGDSAGPLGMD
- a CDS encoding MlaD family protein; amino-acid sequence: MLRKLLIAGCVLAAVLATSAALVLDADAGEGYEIKVAMTSAAGIVAGLPVQVDGFDVGEVTAVTAQDNQGVVTLSLSPDHAPLHTGTTVVVEWRSVLGEHFLQLRPGPESNPVLPSGSMIEAGSNQVLVEDLLEALDEPTRAHLTSVVDQLQKTFDGKESDVNDLLRTAGPTVEALGAVLDAVGQDGPAIRELVTNAHQVTSVLAQRRDKLGATISDLGRTADVVAPQQQQLTDGLAELPATLDAAQGALDRVPAAAESTVPMLQDLRPAAARLPATAANLNPVLRDLRPTVAELRPTLDAASTLLQFTPGLLDSATATLPGMTQAVRSLGPAVQFLRPYTPEMMGMIDNWGNVYSQYNGSGHFGHLLISYGQTAVNNQPNMAPVGGQVNPSPAPGHSSGQPWTDANGNRPR
- a CDS encoding MlaD family protein, which produces MKTRSRKLPRIALVAVLLLAVTAGMVTGNGDDSTVRVVAVFHDASPLRQGNLVKAHGVQVGLIEAVALVDGQAHVEMTVERSVLPLYSDATAQIRPMTLIGERFVQLDAGSTGTPLHGGSMVIPAERTSRAMDLEDVFNTLDDPTSAALAALVTTLGEGMQGRGEDAAAALAAVEPTLSEVDRLTGILAAQNASLNRILEIGQLHTSAFADRDGATLDQLVGAAQQTLGAAAANKGAVDDALAALPSTLTSARHTLRELAGVADATTPVLGSVRPVTDNLVQISSELHEFADAADPALASMPPLLKQLDAMLDEARPVVEALRPAATDLHSVAGSVRPIAERLLVHEPGTPSSLENLMNGLANWAMATSGYDGVSHYFRAAAVVTPETARQMLAGFAPPDLVPGQVPTLPSEVLPGPTTAAPDLLPDVMPTPPAGDPGNATGLSEQQEKSLVGQLLGGGR
- a CDS encoding MlaD family protein: MTVAHSGARARGRTFLVGIASLGAIALLGYVMFTANQGRLPGAAASTVKAAFTDVGQADLNSEVRRNAQRIGSVSSIEVVGDHAVVTMTLDGDVPIYGNATAALWDQSALGQKFIELQPGDPSAGPLVDGVIPVGQTEEAHDISHLLDVFDEPTRASLRTAMQEMGGGAAGYGPGLNGFIGGAPGLLADVGTVAAAAADPEARLPEFLRSVDHLAVRFQGRSDTFRTLLRQTESTLAALNVDGTQPLGESLQKLPGTLTAARSALDALNEPLADTRVAMEALRPGAQALGDATPDVRGVLREAPVPLAKVPGVADAAGPAVEDMTHTFTEAGPFVPRLADGLSSAAPPLQVLAPYADDLGLFSDDISSVMAPHADFRHMLRIVIAVPSTATVSGLGPVGAQPANPYPAPGEAAHRDRDANGALIPGRRPS
- a CDS encoding MlaD family protein → MKHLSLRGRSSAMGLVAVGLFAIFMIALFEKPAILAFLRPGVTVVAEFSRQYKLETYRSPVKLAGTPVGVVTGIQTTDHGTVAVSLKLDGDSLEKIGKSPSAEIRPTTVLGGNYYVALTPGGEPGEFADRAIPAARTRIPVELDTLLPAIPPEAQESLRRTTTLLDNTLQAGAGDALRDLAREAPAALAPTGAVIDAARGTRPDTDLAELVTDLNRTAEVVTRRDGQLGAIVDSVATTSNTLADQSGPMAEAIATLPETLRLTRTGAQDLSGTLDRLTRTAASIRPAVRELDPLLEQLDPTLAAARPLLSDLRPLLEQARPMVDELVPAAQQGTTVLDDVRGPVLDRINGPIINAIMSEWHGQAPKYPEGGNGNKFYEELGYLFTNMNNASKFYDENGGMVRIQPGAGTSSLANTPGGLDQLLVQLGELGGPPPPSDGPLLKQGLTGGTPR